Proteins encoded together in one Pseudoalteromonas xiamenensis window:
- the hda gene encoding DnaA regulatory inactivator Hda: protein MEPMQMALPVTLPDDETFSSYFGGEQSLEVTHLKSAFAKRETQFQFTYLCGLADSGKSHLLYATCVYAQELGLSTMLLSLREVLHYGPEMLDGLDGLDVVCIDDMQLVAGNESWEKALFNFYNRFNEPGKLLVVAADLLPNMLNLFLPDLESRLTWGTTFQIRSMSDDDKAEALVKRAKMRGLELSDDCSRFLLTRLSRDMRALLDVLDKLDHASMAAQRKLTIPFIKSTLGL from the coding sequence ATGGAACCAATGCAAATGGCACTGCCCGTTACTTTGCCTGATGATGAAACGTTTTCATCGTATTTTGGCGGTGAACAATCATTGGAAGTGACACATTTAAAATCCGCCTTTGCGAAGAGAGAAACGCAGTTTCAATTTACTTACCTTTGTGGACTCGCCGATTCAGGAAAGTCGCATCTGCTCTATGCGACGTGTGTTTATGCCCAAGAGCTTGGCTTATCTACGATGTTGCTGTCACTTCGTGAAGTACTGCATTACGGCCCTGAGATGTTGGATGGACTTGATGGGTTGGATGTCGTGTGTATTGATGATATGCAGCTGGTGGCAGGTAATGAAAGTTGGGAAAAAGCACTATTCAATTTTTATAATCGGTTCAACGAGCCAGGAAAACTCCTAGTAGTGGCCGCCGACTTGCTCCCCAATATGCTTAACTTGTTTTTACCCGATTTAGAATCACGTTTAACGTGGGGAACGACGTTCCAGATCCGCTCGATGAGTGATGACGATAAGGCAGAAGCGCTAGTCAAACGTGCAAAAATGAGAGGATTAGAACTAAGTGACGATTGCTCCCGTTTTCTGTTGACTCGTTTAAGTCGAGACATGCGCGCATTACTAGATGTTTTGGACAAACTTGACCATGCATCCATGGCAGCTCAACGAAAATTGACCATTCCTTTCATTAAATCTACTTTAGGCTTGTAA
- the ihfA gene encoding integration host factor subunit alpha, translating to MALTKADIAEHLFEKLGINKKDAKDLVEAFFEEIRSALEKGEQVKLSGFGNFDLRDKKERPGRNPKTGEDIPISARRVVTFRPGQKLKTRVEVGTSKQ from the coding sequence ATGGCGCTTACTAAAGCCGACATAGCTGAACACCTATTTGAAAAATTGGGGATTAATAAGAAGGATGCCAAAGACTTAGTTGAAGCGTTTTTTGAAGAAATCCGCTCAGCGCTAGAGAAGGGCGAGCAAGTCAAGCTCTCTGGCTTTGGTAATTTTGATCTCCGTGACAAAAAAGAGCGACCAGGGCGCAACCCAAAAACGGGAGAAGATATACCAATCTCTGCTCGTCGCGTAGTCACGTTCAGACCAGGACAAAAGCTGAAGACTCGAGTAGAAGTCGGTACCAGCAAACAGTAA
- a CDS encoding M14 family metallopeptidase, whose amino-acid sequence MKITSNFDSGNIKVLALSEPKDIQLEINADNGSEFFQWFHFRLESTPFVEHSLHIIGLEKSAYPEGWDDYHAVASYDRQTWFRVPSTFSEGTLKIDVEPEHKQMYFAYFAPYSYERHLDLLAFAQSHDGVDIEVLGETLDGRDMTVVRVGEPDAEKKTIWIVGRQHPGETMAEWFIEGLLHKLLDDEDPHAAALLQKAVFYIVPNMNPDGSVRGHLRTNAIGVNLNREWQTPSLEQSPEVFHVLNKMHETGLDMFLDIHGDEALPYNFVAGSEGIPSYDARLASLENRFKSALLTITPEFQDEFGYPKDEPGQANMTVASCAVGEAFNALSYTVEMPFKDNANLPDQYYGWSDRRSYQFGQDMLAAIVPVVDHLR is encoded by the coding sequence ATGAAAATTACGAGTAATTTCGACAGCGGAAATATCAAAGTACTTGCTTTAAGCGAACCTAAAGATATTCAACTAGAGATTAATGCAGATAACGGCTCTGAGTTTTTTCAGTGGTTCCATTTTCGATTAGAATCGACGCCTTTTGTGGAACACAGTCTACATATCATTGGGTTAGAAAAGTCAGCTTACCCTGAAGGTTGGGACGATTATCATGCAGTAGCGTCCTATGACCGCCAAACTTGGTTCAGAGTACCAAGTACATTTAGTGAAGGGACATTGAAAATTGATGTTGAACCTGAACATAAGCAAATGTACTTCGCTTATTTTGCGCCGTATAGCTATGAAAGACATCTTGATTTATTGGCATTTGCACAAAGTCACGATGGCGTCGACATCGAAGTATTAGGTGAAACGTTAGATGGTCGCGACATGACTGTGGTGCGTGTCGGTGAACCGGATGCCGAGAAAAAGACGATTTGGATAGTTGGTCGTCAACATCCCGGTGAAACAATGGCCGAATGGTTTATCGAAGGCCTGCTACACAAGTTGTTAGATGATGAAGATCCGCACGCAGCGGCATTACTTCAAAAAGCCGTATTTTACATCGTGCCGAACATGAATCCAGATGGTAGTGTTCGTGGTCATTTACGTACAAACGCAATTGGTGTGAATTTGAACCGTGAGTGGCAAACGCCGTCGCTTGAACAAAGCCCAGAAGTTTTCCATGTATTAAACAAAATGCATGAAACGGGACTTGATATGTTCCTCGATATTCATGGCGATGAAGCGCTGCCGTACAACTTTGTTGCTGGCAGTGAAGGCATCCCAAGCTACGATGCACGTTTAGCATCTTTGGAAAATCGTTTTAAATCGGCTCTATTGACTATTACGCCTGAATTCCAGGATGAGTTCGGTTATCCAAAAGACGAACCGGGTCAAGCAAACATGACTGTCGCATCTTGTGCAGTCGGTGAGGCCTTTAATGCGCTATCCTACACGGTCGAAATGCCGTTTAAAGATAACGCAAATCTGCCAGACCAATACTATGGTTGGTCTGACCGTCGATCGTATCAATTTGGTCAGGATATGCTGGCTGCTATCGTACCGGTAGTAGACCACTTAAGATAA
- the pheS gene encoding phenylalanine--tRNA ligase subunit alpha: protein MNLESILAQALAAIEAASEIAHLEDARVKYLGKKGEITEQLKTLGSLAPEERKEAGQVINQAKDQVQNAINTKREALTAAALEAKLAAETIDVTLPGRVMPAGGIHPVTRTIERIESFFTELGFAVKSGPEVEDDFHNFDALNIPEHHPARADHDTFYFNPKLVLRTQTSGVQIRTMETEQPPLRIISPGRVYRNDYDQTHTPMFHQVEGLMVDKNVSFTELKGILHDFLRNFFEEDMEIRFRPSYFPFTEPSAEVDVMGKNGKWLEVLGCGMVHPNVLRSVGIDPEVYTGFAFGMGVERLTMLRYGVTDLRAFFENDLKFLNQFR, encoded by the coding sequence ATGAACTTAGAGAGCATTTTAGCGCAAGCTTTGGCTGCGATTGAAGCAGCGAGCGAAATTGCGCATCTAGAAGACGCTAGGGTTAAATACCTAGGTAAAAAAGGTGAAATCACAGAACAGTTAAAAACGCTTGGCAGTCTTGCGCCGGAAGAGCGCAAAGAAGCAGGTCAAGTGATTAACCAAGCGAAAGACCAAGTACAAAACGCAATCAATACAAAACGCGAAGCGTTAACCGCTGCAGCGCTTGAAGCAAAATTGGCTGCGGAAACAATCGACGTTACATTACCAGGTAGAGTAATGCCAGCGGGTGGTATTCACCCTGTTACGCGTACGATTGAGCGTATTGAATCATTTTTTACTGAGCTTGGCTTTGCCGTTAAATCTGGTCCAGAAGTAGAAGATGATTTCCATAACTTCGATGCTCTGAATATTCCTGAACATCACCCAGCTCGTGCTGATCACGATACATTCTATTTCAATCCTAAACTTGTTTTACGCACGCAAACAAGTGGCGTTCAAATTCGTACAATGGAAACGGAGCAACCACCACTGCGTATTATTTCTCCTGGTCGCGTATATCGTAACGATTACGACCAAACTCACACACCAATGTTCCACCAAGTAGAAGGCTTGATGGTAGACAAAAATGTGAGCTTCACAGAACTTAAAGGCATTCTTCACGATTTCCTGCGTAATTTCTTTGAAGAAGATATGGAAATTCGTTTCCGTCCTTCTTACTTCCCATTTACTGAGCCATCTGCCGAAGTGGACGTAATGGGCAAAAATGGTAAATGGTTAGAAGTACTGGGTTGTGGCATGGTTCATCCAAACGTACTGCGTTCAGTGGGCATCGACCCTGAAGTATACACTGGCTTTGCATTTGGTATGGGTGTAGAACGACTGACTATGCTTCGCTATGGCGTAACTGATCTTCGTGCGTTTTTCGAAAACGATTTGAAATTCCTAAACCAATTCAGATAA
- a CDS encoding DUF2066 domain-containing protein: MEIQNLYQSSVQVKDKSRQARIEAGQDALTRVIKKLTGVDNTQSHKLVRQALRDYSEYLTKYEYVENSEGELKASFLFDETKMNQLVRDANWPFWGNRRPQIVLWMVIEDNQTREFVTRESYPQLERLIYDKATEWGLPILVPLLDLQDRLQVGVPEVWANFSEPVENASKRYGAERVITARIFQQPASSSWMLEWRYTDALYFEPQQLVGDKQVIISQMVENLAHSLLEEFSISNSSIAELKTDTITIRNLRNFKDIELAKRRLQSISSIKDVDIFSRSEGTVEFVVQHVSNVMDLKKALSLEQALSIYVDPNAFYHVENAKNLTYEWVGK, encoded by the coding sequence GTGGAAATTCAAAACCTTTATCAAAGTAGCGTTCAAGTCAAAGACAAATCACGCCAAGCTCGCATTGAAGCGGGGCAAGATGCATTAACACGCGTAATAAAGAAACTCACAGGGGTGGATAACACCCAAAGCCACAAGCTCGTTCGTCAAGCTCTTAGAGACTACAGTGAATATTTGACAAAGTACGAGTATGTTGAAAACAGTGAAGGCGAGTTGAAAGCCAGTTTTTTGTTCGACGAAACGAAGATGAACCAATTAGTTCGTGATGCAAATTGGCCATTTTGGGGGAATCGACGCCCTCAAATCGTGTTATGGATGGTAATTGAAGATAATCAAACGAGAGAATTTGTTACACGAGAAAGCTATCCACAATTGGAACGACTCATTTACGATAAGGCAACAGAGTGGGGTTTACCTATTTTGGTACCTTTATTAGATCTTCAAGATCGACTGCAAGTGGGTGTGCCCGAAGTCTGGGCTAATTTCTCTGAGCCAGTCGAAAATGCCTCAAAACGTTACGGTGCTGAACGCGTTATTACCGCTCGGATTTTTCAGCAACCAGCCAGCAGTAGTTGGATGCTGGAATGGCGTTACACTGATGCACTTTACTTTGAACCTCAACAGTTAGTTGGAGACAAGCAAGTAATTATCAGTCAAATGGTTGAAAATCTAGCGCACTCATTACTTGAAGAATTTTCTATTAGCAATTCCAGTATCGCAGAGCTTAAAACAGATACCATTACAATTAGAAACTTAAGAAACTTTAAGGATATCGAGCTTGCAAAACGCAGATTACAGTCAATCAGCTCTATAAAAGACGTAGACATCTTTTCTCGTTCAGAAGGGACGGTTGAATTTGTCGTTCAACATGTTAGCAATGTGATGGATCTCAAAAAAGCATTGTCACTTGAACAGGCTTTGTCAATTTACGTAGATCCTAATGCCTTTTATCATGTTGAAAATGCCAAAAATCTTACGTATGAATGGGTAGGAAAGTAA
- a CDS encoding glyceraldehyde-3-phosphate dehydrogenase: MTLSHEQQYQNSWQERQDYAESMLPIIGRLYRNNGIEVAIYGRPLVSASAIDVIKAHKTVARFEESKLRLRESFPFLEAITKMDLAPARIDIGKLAYAYIYKNAGEGRSVEDYLNAELAELLNKDESRKPRDVVLYGFGRIGRLLARLLIERGGAHADLRLRAIVVRGGRDGDLEKRASLLRRDSIHGPFNGSITVDNELNAIKANGAYIQVIYANSPDEIDYTQYGIENALIVDNTGIWKDEAGLGLHLKSKGASKVLLTAPAKGDIKNIVYGVNNAAILSEDKIVSAASCTTNAITPVLKAINDKFGIKNGHVETVHSYTNDQNLIDNYHKADRRGRAAALNMVITETGAAKAVAKALPELAGKLTGNAIRVPTPNVSMAIINLNLNTATTREELNEYLRDTALHSNLRDQIDYTASTEIVSSDLVGSRYAGVVDSQATIVDADRVVLYVWYDNEFGYSCQVVRVMHDMAEVSFPSLPR; encoded by the coding sequence ATGACCTTATCTCACGAGCAACAATACCAAAATAGTTGGCAAGAACGCCAAGACTACGCTGAAAGCATGCTACCAATCATTGGTCGTCTATATCGTAACAATGGCATTGAAGTCGCCATTTATGGTCGTCCATTAGTCAGTGCAAGCGCAATTGACGTAATTAAGGCACACAAAACCGTCGCGCGTTTTGAAGAAAGCAAATTACGTTTACGTGAAAGCTTTCCGTTTTTAGAAGCAATCACCAAAATGGATCTTGCACCTGCGCGTATCGATATCGGCAAATTAGCTTATGCTTATATCTATAAAAATGCAGGCGAAGGACGTTCTGTAGAAGACTATTTGAATGCAGAACTTGCTGAGTTATTGAATAAAGACGAATCACGTAAACCACGTGATGTTGTGCTTTATGGTTTTGGTCGTATCGGTCGTCTGCTAGCGCGTTTGTTAATTGAGCGCGGCGGTGCACACGCAGATCTTCGCTTACGCGCAATCGTTGTGCGTGGTGGTCGTGATGGTGATTTAGAGAAGCGTGCTAGTCTATTACGTCGTGACTCAATCCATGGTCCATTTAATGGCTCTATTACGGTAGATAACGAACTTAATGCTATCAAAGCAAACGGTGCGTATATTCAGGTAATCTATGCAAATTCACCTGACGAAATCGACTACACACAATACGGTATTGAAAACGCTCTTATCGTAGATAACACTGGTATTTGGAAAGACGAGGCCGGTCTTGGACTTCATTTGAAATCAAAAGGCGCGTCTAAAGTACTTTTAACGGCGCCTGCCAAAGGTGACATCAAAAACATCGTATATGGCGTTAATAACGCAGCAATTTTGTCTGAAGATAAAATTGTTTCTGCGGCGAGCTGTACAACAAATGCAATTACACCAGTGTTGAAAGCGATTAACGACAAGTTTGGTATCAAAAACGGCCACGTTGAAACAGTTCACTCATACACAAATGACCAAAACTTAATTGATAACTACCACAAAGCTGACCGCCGTGGTCGTGCAGCGGCGTTAAACATGGTTATTACTGAAACCGGTGCTGCAAAAGCGGTAGCGAAAGCGCTTCCAGAGCTTGCAGGGAAATTAACGGGTAACGCAATCCGTGTTCCTACACCGAATGTTTCAATGGCAATAATCAATTTGAATTTGAATACTGCAACAACACGTGAAGAGCTAAATGAGTACCTACGTGATACAGCATTACATTCAAATCTACGAGATCAAATCGATTACACTGCATCAACAGAAATAGTGTCTAGTGACCTTGTAGGTAGCCGTTATGCGGGCGTTGTTGACTCACAAGCGACTATCGTAGATGCGGACCGTGTGGTTCTTTACGTATGGTACGATAACGAGTTTGGATACAGCTGTCAGGTTGTGCGCGTGATGCACGACATGGCTGAGGTATCATTCCCGAGCCTTCCTCGCTAA
- the pheT gene encoding phenylalanine--tRNA ligase subunit beta, giving the protein MKFSEKWLREWVNPAIDTNALSEQLSMAGLEVDGLDPVAGEFSGVVIGEVVECGQHPDADKLRVTKVNVGGDELLDIVCGAANCRQGLKVVVATVGAVLPGDFKIKKAKLRGQPSNGMLCAFAELGMADNSDGIIELPADAPIGQDIREYFGLNDVTIDVDLTPNRSDCLGIKGLAREVGVLNGIDVKTLDIPAVAPTIEDSISIELVNPASCPRYLGRVIKGINLDAVTPFWMVEKLRRSGIRSIDPVVDVTNYVLLELGHPMHAFDLNAIEGGIKVRNANEGEELVLLDGNTAKLKSSTLVIADHNKALAIAGIFGGEASGVKEGTVDVLLESAFFNPLAIAGQARGYGLHTDASHRYERGVDYQLQRDAMERATALLIEIAGGQPGPVVEAVSEADLPKPVAVTLRRERLDRVIGYHIEDAKVTDILTRLGLDVTFEHGTWSALAPSYRFDISIEEDLIEEVARVFGYNNIPNVAPTASLNMTKHQEAHLSVKTLRHALVGRGYQEAITYSFVDPKVQSLLHPESDALVLPHPISVEMSAMRVSLMPGLVNAVVYNQNRQQGRIRLFEQGLKFLKNENAENGVEQVAVIGGIAFGNTHNEHWSVPSRNVDFFDVKGDVEALLALTNKANQFTFKAEACDGLHPGQSAAIYLNDKKVGYLGAVHPQLLKGLDLNQTAYVFEIEVDALSLRHIPEAEKLSKFPSNRRDIAILVADDVKIGDILKCIEKVGGNQLVDLNLFDVYKGKGIEPDFKSLAIALTLQAVDRTLEEKDINLVVDNVVAELAKQFNASLRD; this is encoded by the coding sequence ATGAAATTTAGTGAAAAGTGGTTACGAGAGTGGGTTAACCCAGCAATTGACACCAATGCTTTATCTGAACAACTATCAATGGCTGGTCTAGAAGTTGACGGTTTAGACCCTGTAGCAGGTGAATTCTCGGGGGTCGTGATTGGTGAAGTGGTTGAGTGTGGCCAACACCCAGACGCTGACAAGTTACGTGTAACAAAAGTAAATGTTGGTGGTGACGAACTCCTAGACATCGTATGTGGTGCTGCTAACTGTCGTCAAGGCCTTAAAGTGGTTGTAGCGACTGTTGGTGCAGTATTACCAGGTGATTTCAAAATCAAAAAAGCGAAGTTGCGCGGACAACCATCAAACGGGATGCTTTGCGCATTTGCTGAACTTGGCATGGCGGATAATTCTGACGGTATTATTGAGTTGCCTGCTGATGCGCCAATCGGTCAAGATATTCGCGAGTATTTCGGTTTAAATGACGTAACTATCGATGTAGACCTAACACCTAACCGCAGTGATTGCCTGGGTATTAAAGGTCTTGCACGCGAAGTGGGTGTATTGAACGGTATTGATGTTAAAACATTAGATATTCCAGCGGTTGCACCTACGATTGAAGATTCAATCTCAATTGAACTGGTTAATCCTGCATCTTGCCCGCGTTACTTAGGTCGTGTAATTAAAGGTATTAACCTAGACGCAGTTACCCCATTTTGGATGGTTGAAAAGCTTCGCCGTTCCGGTATTCGTAGCATCGATCCTGTCGTTGATGTGACTAATTATGTATTACTTGAACTAGGTCACCCCATGCATGCGTTTGATTTAAACGCAATTGAAGGTGGTATTAAAGTTCGAAATGCAAATGAAGGTGAAGAACTCGTTTTACTTGACGGCAATACCGCAAAACTGAAATCTTCGACACTTGTCATTGCTGATCACAATAAAGCACTTGCGATTGCCGGTATTTTTGGTGGCGAAGCGTCAGGCGTAAAAGAGGGCACAGTTGACGTGCTTCTAGAAAGCGCGTTTTTCAATCCTTTGGCGATTGCGGGTCAAGCGCGTGGTTATGGTCTTCATACTGATGCCTCGCACCGTTATGAGCGTGGTGTGGATTATCAATTACAACGTGATGCAATGGAACGTGCTACAGCACTTCTAATCGAAATTGCAGGCGGTCAACCAGGCCCTGTGGTTGAAGCTGTTTCTGAGGCAGATCTGCCAAAACCAGTCGCGGTGACATTACGTCGTGAGCGCTTAGACCGAGTGATCGGCTATCACATTGAAGATGCAAAAGTGACCGATATCCTAACTCGTTTAGGTTTAGATGTGACATTTGAACATGGCACTTGGAGCGCACTTGCTCCTAGCTACCGTTTTGATATAAGCATTGAAGAAGACTTAATCGAAGAAGTCGCCCGAGTTTTTGGATACAACAACATCCCAAATGTCGCGCCAACGGCCTCACTTAACATGACAAAACACCAAGAAGCACATTTAAGTGTGAAAACACTTCGTCATGCGCTGGTTGGTCGAGGCTATCAAGAAGCCATTACCTATAGTTTCGTTGACCCGAAAGTGCAATCATTGTTGCACCCAGAATCAGACGCTTTAGTGTTACCGCATCCAATTTCGGTAGAGATGTCTGCGATGCGCGTAAGTCTAATGCCAGGTTTAGTAAACGCTGTTGTTTACAACCAAAACCGCCAGCAAGGCCGTATCCGCCTATTCGAGCAAGGATTAAAATTCCTTAAAAACGAAAACGCGGAAAATGGTGTTGAGCAAGTTGCGGTTATCGGTGGTATTGCATTTGGTAATACACACAATGAACATTGGTCGGTTCCGTCGCGCAATGTCGACTTCTTTGATGTTAAAGGTGATGTTGAGGCGTTACTTGCGCTTACAAACAAAGCGAATCAGTTTACGTTTAAAGCAGAGGCATGTGATGGACTACACCCAGGTCAATCTGCAGCAATCTATCTAAATGACAAAAAAGTAGGCTACTTAGGTGCGGTTCATCCACAGTTGTTAAAAGGCTTGGATCTTAACCAAACAGCTTATGTTTTTGAAATTGAAGTAGATGCATTATCGCTTCGTCACATCCCAGAAGCAGAAAAACTGTCAAAATTCCCATCAAATCGTCGAGATATTGCTATTTTAGTTGCAGATGACGTAAAAATAGGCGATATTTTAAAGTGCATTGAGAAAGTTGGCGGAAATCAATTAGTTGACCTAAACTTGTTCGATGTGTACAAGGGTAAAGGTATTGAGCCTGACTTTAAGAGTTTAGCCATTGCCCTTACACTACAAGCAGTTGATAGAACACTCGAAGAGAAAGACATCAATCTGGTTGTTGACAACGTGGTGGCCGAATTGGCTAAACAATTTAACGCATCGTTGAGGGACTAG
- a CDS encoding sensor domain-containing diguanylate cyclase: MVENERVIDSVTNIVACLNTSDSIQRFLLDIHCILQKITYADNFYVVLFKENGRLSFPYFHDVMDDIRAEELDDVPVEEIGKSLTAYALNCQRVCNYSEDEIKSLIGRGVLKVLGTIPKQWLCFPLINRQSFMGAFIIQSYRREDEYSGMIIDVLYAISHVISSALDAFNNQQALVQANASLNAYKTELESRVLERTQELEKSLTELRTEMTKSESLQAKLEFEALHDSLTGLTNRKYLFRELERLSSKSTRTDVKVFVIYIDLDDFKPINDNYGHHSGDEVLVAVANRLMASVREYDTVSRLGGDEFVILIDDGLTEVDLEILVTRILNAIKKPIHLSNGDSVACGASIGISSNAESVFNAETLLVKADVNLYEAKSKGKNQFVIA, encoded by the coding sequence ATGGTCGAAAATGAGCGAGTAATTGATAGCGTTACAAATATTGTGGCTTGTTTAAACACCAGCGATTCTATTCAGCGGTTTTTGTTGGATATCCACTGTATTTTGCAAAAGATAACCTACGCTGATAATTTTTATGTCGTTTTATTTAAAGAGAATGGGCGGCTATCTTTTCCCTATTTTCATGACGTTATGGATGATATTCGAGCAGAAGAATTGGATGACGTTCCCGTTGAGGAAATCGGCAAGTCACTTACGGCCTATGCGCTAAATTGCCAGCGCGTATGTAACTACTCAGAGGACGAAATAAAATCCTTAATTGGGCGTGGCGTTCTGAAAGTACTCGGTACAATCCCCAAGCAGTGGCTTTGCTTCCCGCTCATCAATCGTCAAAGTTTTATGGGCGCATTCATCATTCAATCCTATCGTCGAGAAGACGAATACTCGGGCATGATAATCGATGTACTCTATGCAATCAGTCATGTCATCTCGTCAGCGCTCGATGCGTTTAATAATCAGCAAGCGCTTGTGCAGGCAAATGCGTCATTAAATGCCTACAAAACGGAACTTGAGTCTAGAGTTCTGGAGCGTACTCAGGAGCTTGAAAAAAGCCTAACTGAACTGCGTACTGAAATGACAAAAAGTGAATCACTCCAAGCCAAGCTTGAATTCGAAGCGCTGCACGATAGTTTAACAGGGTTAACTAATCGAAAATATCTCTTTCGTGAGCTGGAGCGATTGTCCTCCAAATCGACTCGTACTGATGTCAAAGTATTTGTTATTTATATAGATTTGGATGATTTTAAACCGATAAACGACAACTATGGGCATCATAGTGGAGATGAAGTGCTCGTCGCAGTTGCAAATCGACTCATGGCGAGTGTTCGTGAATACGATACTGTTTCTCGTCTTGGTGGTGATGAATTTGTCATATTAATTGACGATGGATTGACAGAGGTAGATCTAGAAATATTAGTGACAAGAATATTAAATGCGATAAAAAAGCCCATTCATCTCAGCAATGGCGATTCAGTCGCGTGTGGGGCCAGTATTGGCATTTCTTCTAACGCTGAAAGTGTATTCAACGCAGAAACGCTTTTGGTTAAAGCGGATGTAAATTTGTATGAGGCGAAATCAAAAGGCAAAAACCAATTTGTTATTGCCTGA
- the gloA gene encoding lactoylglutathione lyase: protein MKYLHTMVRVKDLDASLRFYRDLLGLKVVKQKDYEAGRFTLVYLAAPAQEAEAEATGAPTIELTYNWDTESYTGGRNFGHLAFEVDDIYKTCQFLMDNGVTINRPPRDGHMAFVRSPDNISIELLQKDGALEPAEPWVSMKNTGEW from the coding sequence ATGAAATATTTACACACGATGGTGCGGGTAAAAGATTTGGACGCTTCGTTACGCTTCTACCGCGATTTACTAGGTTTAAAGGTGGTAAAACAAAAAGATTATGAAGCAGGTCGTTTTACACTAGTATATCTCGCCGCGCCTGCACAAGAAGCCGAAGCAGAAGCAACTGGTGCGCCTACCATTGAATTGACTTATAACTGGGACACTGAATCCTATACTGGTGGCCGTAATTTTGGGCATCTCGCATTCGAAGTCGACGACATCTACAAAACTTGTCAATTTTTGATGGACAATGGCGTAACCATAAATCGACCTCCTCGCGACGGCCACATGGCCTTTGTTCGTTCGCCGGACAATATATCGATTGAGTTACTGCAAAAAGACGGTGCATTAGAGCCTGCAGAGCCATGGGTATCGATGAAAAATACAGGTGAATGGTAA
- a CDS encoding DUF2989 domain-containing protein, with amino-acid sequence MSIKKAAIFGCLLLTGCEEPLTLNSICESTPAMCRDLNTDSHCKEERADLIFSRYDEFKTPTEDNKYDLLKKLEKYDKCVSLAAQIEHIKLKEKTTSRVEGHLTAQKEMYRIYQETKETEHPGILYFHWSRQNDEHALTKLLKMEDSPRVKKDKEMQLFLATFYAKIDEDKTIDLLYNVLELNKAGEVPSPEVYTTLVSLFFKQHKYKHAYTFAKIAQLSGVEDIEMLPIKHELTSQGKDLTPLDELAQKTFDSVREGRFISPRGI; translated from the coding sequence ATGTCGATAAAAAAAGCCGCTATTTTCGGCTGTTTGCTGCTAACTGGCTGTGAAGAACCCCTTACATTAAACAGTATTTGTGAATCAACGCCCGCAATGTGTCGGGATCTTAATACTGATAGTCACTGTAAGGAAGAACGAGCAGATTTGATCTTTTCTCGATACGACGAGTTCAAAACCCCCACAGAAGACAACAAATACGATTTGCTTAAAAAATTAGAAAAGTACGACAAATGTGTCTCACTCGCGGCTCAAATTGAACACATCAAATTGAAAGAAAAAACCACCTCTCGAGTTGAAGGGCATTTAACCGCGCAAAAGGAAATGTACCGTATATATCAAGAAACCAAAGAGACCGAACACCCTGGCATTTTGTATTTCCATTGGTCTCGCCAGAATGATGAACACGCCTTGACTAAATTGCTCAAAATGGAAGATTCGCCGCGTGTTAAAAAAGACAAGGAAATGCAGCTCTTCTTAGCAACGTTTTATGCAAAAATAGATGAAGATAAAACCATTGATTTGCTATACAACGTACTTGAATTAAATAAGGCAGGTGAAGTTCCTTCACCAGAAGTATACACCACCTTAGTGAGTTTGTTTTTCAAACAGCACAAGTATAAACATGCCTATACCTTCGCGAAAATAGCGCAGCTATCTGGTGTAGAAGATATCGAAATGCTACCCATCAAACACGAATTGACCAGCCAAGGCAAAGATTTAACGCCGCTTGATGAACTTGCTCAAAAAACGTTTGATAGTGTACGCGAAGGTCGATTTATCTCCCCTCGCGGTATTTAA